Proteins encoded by one window of Sediminicoccus rosea:
- a CDS encoding DUF4212 domain-containing protein: MPLVESGPEPESATTAAVDPATAQAYWKKTSALMWTVLGIWFVAGFGVHFFAQTLNPIHIFGFPLGFYMAAQGSLIVFVVGLFWFAKRQNEIDEEFGVQEDA; encoded by the coding sequence ATGCCCTTAGTCGAATCCGGTCCCGAGCCGGAATCCGCAACCACCGCGGCCGTGGATCCGGCCACCGCGCAAGCCTACTGGAAGAAGACATCCGCCCTGATGTGGACGGTGCTCGGGATCTGGTTCGTCGCCGGCTTCGGCGTGCATTTCTTTGCGCAGACCCTGAACCCCATCCACATCTTCGGCTTCCCGCTGGGCTTCTACATGGCCGCGCAGGGCAGCCTGATCGTCTTCGTCGTCGGCCTCTTCTGGTTCGCCAAGCGCCAGAACGAGATCGACGAGGAGTTCGGCGTGCAGGAGGACGCGTAA
- a CDS encoding sodium:solute symporter family protein yields the protein MADATGAKDPFIANLNKIYVGYTGGFAFFVVLLGILEQMGVPDRIIGYLFVFLTIGVYAYIGIISRTQVASEYYVAGRRVPAIYNGMATGSDWMSAASFIGMAGSLYALGYGGLAFILGWTGGYMLVAILLAPYLRKFGQYTVPDFLGARFGGNWARSIGVIVLITASFVYVVAQIVGVGIITQRFLDVSFTVAVFLGLAGILVCSMLGGMRAVTWTQVAQYIILIIAYLIPAILMSVKISGVPIPQLMYGLALERIEVLEAGFRAAGMTPPPGVTGWHTAPFIGANGQFSMNAAVNFFALIFCLMVGTAALPHVLMRYFTTPSVREARASVAWSLFFIFLLYFTAPAYAAFGKLEIYQTVIGQPIANLPEWIKNWQIISPYGTPWINIVDVNRDGIVQWGDFRIHPDVVVLATPEIAGLPYVIAGLVAAGGLAAALSTADGLLLALANALSHDVYYKMINRDAPTARRLVISRVLLLIVAVAAAWTAGSMGADILFLVAWAFSIAAAGLFGALVMGVWYKKTTNAGACWGMAVGYLVTFFYLIWSEFFGLSFMQTFGTKEAILRAATATAALPMASAELKAYAAGLVANASAIQDGSLAWFGSLWAGSGLPTDHVVLRGRVVGRLWGLNNISGGVFGVPLSFLTIYLVSKFTTAPSQAMQNFVEDIRIPRGGVRLADRREAVE from the coding sequence ATGGCTGACGCCACCGGGGCCAAGGACCCCTTCATCGCCAATCTGAACAAGATCTATGTCGGCTACACGGGCGGCTTCGCCTTCTTCGTGGTGCTGCTCGGCATTCTTGAGCAGATGGGCGTGCCCGATCGCATCATCGGCTACCTCTTCGTCTTCCTGACGATCGGCGTCTACGCCTATATCGGCATCATCAGCCGCACCCAGGTCGCCTCCGAATACTACGTGGCGGGGCGGCGCGTGCCGGCCATCTACAACGGCATGGCCACCGGCTCCGACTGGATGTCGGCGGCCAGCTTCATCGGCATGGCGGGCAGCCTCTATGCGCTCGGCTATGGCGGCCTCGCCTTCATCCTGGGCTGGACCGGCGGCTACATGCTCGTCGCCATCCTGCTCGCCCCCTACCTGCGCAAGTTCGGCCAGTACACCGTGCCGGACTTCCTGGGTGCGCGCTTCGGCGGCAACTGGGCGCGCTCCATCGGCGTCATCGTCCTGATCACCGCCTCCTTCGTCTACGTCGTGGCGCAGATCGTGGGCGTGGGCATCATCACCCAGCGCTTCCTGGACGTCTCCTTCACGGTCGCGGTCTTCCTGGGCCTGGCCGGCATCCTGGTCTGCTCCATGCTGGGCGGCATGCGCGCCGTGACCTGGACCCAGGTGGCGCAGTACATCATCCTCATCATCGCCTATCTGATCCCGGCGATCCTGATGTCGGTGAAGATCTCGGGCGTGCCCATCCCGCAGCTCATGTACGGGCTCGCGCTGGAGCGCATCGAGGTGCTGGAGGCGGGCTTCCGCGCCGCCGGCATGACGCCCCCGCCGGGTGTCACCGGCTGGCATACGGCACCCTTCATCGGCGCCAATGGCCAGTTCAGCATGAACGCGGCGGTCAACTTCTTCGCGCTGATCTTCTGCCTCATGGTCGGCACCGCGGCCCTGCCGCACGTGCTGATGCGCTACTTCACCACGCCGTCCGTGCGTGAAGCCCGCGCCTCGGTCGCCTGGTCCCTGTTCTTCATCTTCCTGCTGTACTTCACGGCGCCGGCCTATGCGGCCTTCGGCAAGCTGGAAATCTACCAGACCGTGATCGGCCAGCCGATCGCGAACCTGCCGGAGTGGATCAAGAACTGGCAGATCATCTCGCCCTACGGCACGCCCTGGATCAACATCGTGGACGTGAACCGCGACGGCATCGTCCAGTGGGGTGACTTCCGCATCCATCCGGACGTCGTGGTGCTCGCCACGCCGGAAATCGCGGGCCTGCCCTACGTGATCGCGGGCCTGGTGGCCGCCGGTGGCCTCGCCGCCGCGCTCTCCACCGCCGACGGCCTGCTGCTGGCACTGGCCAACGCGCTCAGCCACGACGTGTACTACAAGATGATCAACCGCGACGCGCCGACGGCCCGCCGCCTGGTCATCTCCCGCGTGCTGCTCCTGATCGTGGCGGTGGCCGCGGCCTGGACGGCGGGCTCCATGGGCGCGGACATCCTGTTCCTCGTCGCCTGGGCCTTCTCCATCGCGGCGGCGGGCCTCTTCGGCGCGCTGGTGATGGGCGTCTGGTATAAGAAGACGACCAATGCCGGCGCCTGCTGGGGCATGGCGGTCGGTTACCTCGTGACCTTCTTCTACCTGATCTGGTCCGAGTTCTTCGGCCTCAGCTTCATGCAGACCTTCGGCACGAAGGAGGCGATCCTGCGCGCCGCCACCGCGACGGCCGCCCTGCCCATGGCCTCGGCCGAGCTGAAGGCCTATGCGGCCGGCCTCGTCGCCAATGCCTCGGCGATCCAGGACGGCTCGCTGGCCTGGTTCGGCTCGCTCTGGGCCGGTTCGGGCCTGCCGACGGACCATGTGGTCCTGCGCGGCCGGGTGGTCGGGCGCCTCTGGGGCCTGAACAACATCTCGGGCGGCGTGTTCGGCGTGCCGCTCTCCTTCCTGACCATCTACCTGGTCTCGAAGTTCACCACCGCCCCGTCTCAGGCGATGCAGAACTTCGTGGAGGACATCCGCATCCCGCGCGGCGGCGTCCGCCTCGCCGACCGTCGCGAGGCGGTGGAGTAA
- the dapB gene encoding 4-hydroxy-tetrahydrodipicolinate reductase, translating into MTQIGIAGIAGRMGKLLAEEVAAAGCTLTGGTGRGDDPRALFEKSEVVIDFTHAHSAPAHAALAAELGRGLVLGSSGLSAAEEAAVAEAATRAPIVYAANFATGVNLVIAIAEKLAAALPGAQYDAEIVEMHHRQKVDAPSGTAIAMGRAVARGRGTTLEEAGRESGRDGHTGARGTGTIGFAALRGGQVVGEHTLLFAAGSEHIALTHRSFDRRAYATGAVRAAQWLKGRPPGLYSMNDVLGLG; encoded by the coding sequence ATGACACAGATCGGCATCGCCGGCATCGCCGGCCGCATGGGCAAGCTCCTGGCCGAGGAGGTGGCGGCCGCGGGCTGCACCCTCACCGGCGGCACCGGGCGGGGCGATGATCCCCGCGCGCTTTTCGAGAAGAGCGAGGTGGTGATCGACTTCACCCATGCGCACAGCGCGCCCGCCCATGCCGCGCTGGCGGCCGAGTTGGGGCGCGGGCTGGTGCTGGGCTCCTCGGGCCTTTCGGCCGCGGAGGAAGCGGCGGTGGCCGAGGCCGCGACGCGCGCGCCCATCGTCTATGCCGCCAATTTCGCGACGGGCGTGAACCTTGTCATCGCCATCGCCGAGAAGCTGGCCGCCGCCCTGCCCGGCGCGCAATACGACGCCGAGATCGTCGAGATGCATCACCGGCAGAAGGTGGATGCGCCATCGGGCACCGCCATCGCCATGGGCCGCGCCGTGGCCCGCGGGCGCGGCACCACGCTGGAGGAGGCGGGCCGCGAGTCGGGGCGTGACGGGCATACCGGCGCGCGCGGCACCGGCACCATCGGCTTCGCCGCGCTGCGCGGCGGCCAGGTGGTGGGCGAGCACACGCTGCTCTTCGCCGCGGGCTCCGAGCATATCGCCCTCACCCATCGCAGCTTCGACCGCCGCGCCTACGCGACGGGCGCGGTGCGCGCCGCACAATGGCTGAAGGGCCGCCCGCCCGGCCTCTATTCGATGAACGACGTGCTCGGCCTCGGGTGA
- a CDS encoding cupin domain-containing protein, with amino-acid sequence MSRFVFPLAEAQAAPPEPGRISARIFGQGSLELRWYAPRGEDLQAPHAQDEVYVIVTGRGWFRRGEERLPFGPGDAIFVPAHVPHRFEDFSGDLGAWVMFYGPPDGEAGAGRPGG; translated from the coding sequence GTGAGCCGCTTCGTCTTCCCGCTGGCCGAGGCCCAGGCGGCGCCGCCCGAGCCCGGCCGGATCTCCGCCCGCATCTTCGGCCAGGGCAGCCTGGAATTGCGCTGGTATGCCCCGCGCGGCGAGGACCTGCAGGCGCCGCATGCGCAGGACGAGGTCTATGTCATCGTCACCGGCCGCGGCTGGTTCCGCCGCGGCGAGGAGCGCCTGCCCTTCGGCCCCGGGGACGCGATCTTCGTCCCCGCCCATGTGCCGCATCGCTTCGAGGATTTCTCCGGGGATCTTGGCGCCTGGGTGATGTTCTACGGCCCGCCCGATGGTGAAGCCGGCGCGGGGCGGCCGGGGGGGTGA
- a CDS encoding AraC family transcriptional regulator, with protein MSLIGQNLRTIAHEQVDRPLAGFSRDYAEGEATGWHAHARAQLLYATQGVMRVGTPGADFVVPPGRALWVPAGLSHEVRTEGRVAMRALFFRADAARVGEAGPAVLGVSALLRELILAACAEPLEWDEAGRGGHLAALIAEEVARAPRLPFGVPALRDPRLRRLAEALAADPASDLSLEEWAARCGASARTLARLFQAETGMGFARWRQALRLTEAAALLAQGATPARAAAAVGYASAPAFGAAFRAAFGITPGEAR; from the coding sequence ATGTCGCTGATCGGCCAAAACCTCCGCACCATCGCGCATGAGCAGGTAGACCGCCCGCTCGCCGGCTTCTCGCGCGACTACGCCGAGGGCGAGGCGACGGGCTGGCACGCCCATGCACGGGCGCAACTGCTCTACGCGACGCAGGGGGTGATGCGCGTGGGCACGCCGGGGGCGGATTTCGTGGTGCCGCCGGGCCGGGCGCTCTGGGTGCCGGCGGGCCTCAGCCACGAGGTCCGCACCGAGGGGCGCGTCGCCATGCGGGCGCTCTTCTTCCGGGCCGACGCGGCGCGGGTGGGGGAGGCGGGGCCGGCCGTGCTTGGCGTCTCGGCGCTGCTGCGGGAACTGATCCTGGCCGCCTGCGCCGAGCCGCTGGAGTGGGACGAGGCCGGGCGCGGCGGGCACCTCGCCGCGCTGATCGCGGAGGAGGTGGCCCGTGCGCCGCGCCTGCCCTTCGGCGTGCCCGCCCTGCGCGACCCCAGGCTCAGGCGCCTGGCCGAAGCGCTGGCGGCCGACCCGGCGAGCGACCTCAGCCTCGAGGAATGGGCGGCGCGCTGCGGCGCCAGCGCGCGCACGCTGGCGCGGCTTTTCCAGGCCGAGACGGGGATGGGCTTCGCCCGCTGGCGGCAGGCGCTGCGCCTGACGGAAGCGGCCGCGCTGCTGGCCCAGGGGGCGACGCCCGCACGCGCGGCGGCGGCCGTCGGCTATGCCAGCGCGCCGGCCTTCGGCGCCGCCTTTCGTGCCGCCTTCGGCATCACGCCCGGCGAGGCGCGGTAG
- a CDS encoding MFS transporter — protein sequence MTPATRQICFINAAHTFTHYGLLVLATAVLAMVQQEEAFGGEYGPILALGTGMFVLYGLGALPMGWLADRFGRKAMMGAFFLGSGAGMALAGLVAGPWGLAVALAMMGAFSAIYHPIGTAIIAEAGGDRVGRAMGINGVFGNLGVALAPVVTAFLAAQFGWRYAFVVPGLVCMGVGLLYLREPPFDAKKAGVQTRPFPVIPADVVRRAVISLLMIATVSGLVFNAYTLLLPKLMQERLANNPDLLPVVGLLAFLATICGGVTQYTVGQMIDRRTLKSVFMPLAIVQVPGLLALSFLDGWAVLPISAMVAAAIFGQVTVNETMTARYVAPELRAKLYSIRFTVGFLGAALASPLVGLLHEATGDMALAMVVLAGVAAITLACALWFPNRPEELQPELWSRAATPAPAATPAE from the coding sequence ATGACTCCCGCCACGCGCCAGATCTGCTTCATCAACGCCGCCCACACCTTCACGCATTACGGCCTGCTGGTGCTGGCTACCGCCGTCCTCGCCATGGTGCAGCAGGAAGAGGCCTTCGGCGGCGAATACGGGCCGATCCTGGCGCTCGGCACCGGCATGTTCGTGCTCTATGGCCTGGGCGCGCTGCCCATGGGCTGGCTGGCCGACCGCTTCGGCCGCAAGGCGATGATGGGCGCCTTCTTCCTGGGTTCGGGCGCGGGCATGGCGCTGGCCGGCCTCGTGGCCGGGCCCTGGGGGCTGGCCGTGGCGCTGGCCATGATGGGCGCCTTCTCGGCCATCTATCACCCGATCGGCACCGCCATCATCGCGGAGGCGGGGGGCGACCGCGTGGGCCGCGCCATGGGCATCAACGGCGTCTTCGGCAACCTCGGCGTGGCGCTCGCGCCGGTGGTGACGGCCTTCCTCGCCGCGCAATTCGGCTGGCGCTACGCCTTCGTGGTGCCGGGCCTGGTCTGCATGGGCGTGGGCCTGCTCTACCTGCGCGAGCCGCCCTTCGACGCGAAGAAGGCCGGCGTGCAGACCCGCCCCTTCCCCGTGATCCCGGCCGATGTGGTGCGCCGCGCGGTGATCTCCCTGCTGATGATCGCAACCGTCTCCGGCCTCGTCTTCAACGCCTACACCCTGCTGCTGCCCAAGCTGATGCAGGAGCGGCTGGCCAACAATCCGGACCTGCTGCCCGTGGTGGGGCTGCTCGCCTTCCTCGCCACCATCTGCGGCGGCGTGACGCAATACACGGTCGGCCAGATGATCGATCGCCGCACGCTGAAGTCGGTCTTCATGCCGCTCGCCATCGTGCAGGTGCCGGGGCTGCTGGCGCTCTCCTTCCTCGATGGCTGGGCGGTGCTGCCCATCTCCGCCATGGTCGCCGCCGCCATCTTCGGCCAGGTGACGGTGAACGAGACGATGACGGCGCGCTATGTCGCGCCCGAGTTGCGCGCCAAGCTCTATTCCATCCGCTTCACCGTGGGCTTCCTGGGCGCCGCGCTGGCCTCGCCGCTGGTGGGCCTGTTGCATGAGGCGACGGGCGACATGGCGCTCGCCATGGTGGTGCTGGCAGGTGTGGCCGCCATCACCCTGGCCTGCGCGCTCTGGTTCCCGAACCGGCCGGAGGAACTGCAGCCCGAGCTCTGGAGCCGCGCCGCCACCCCCGCCCCGGCCGCCACCCCGGCGGAGTAG
- a CDS encoding hydrogen peroxide-inducible genes activator, with the protein MTLPSPQQLRYLTALAEHGHFGRAAQACAVTQSTLSAGILALERQLGATLIERGATKRPIFTPLGLEVLAQARVALAALEAVTEAVETARDPLSGTLRLGLIPTIAPFLLPRLTPALRAAFPRLQLILREETTERLMAQLEAARLDLLLLALPCDCAGAELEPIATDPFLLALPPGHRLAALPEVPLGALAGERVLLMEDGHCLRAQAQEACGLPRGMSSGGFAATSLHTLVHMVAGGFGVTVLPSLAVEGGVLGGTDLVVRPMLADMPGQAVPARTLALAWRPRSPRAAEFRALAQAIAAGLE; encoded by the coding sequence ATGACGCTCCCCTCGCCCCAGCAGCTCCGCTACCTCACGGCGCTCGCCGAGCATGGGCATTTCGGCCGCGCCGCCCAGGCCTGCGCCGTGACGCAATCCACCCTCTCGGCCGGCATCCTGGCGCTGGAGCGGCAATTGGGCGCGACCCTGATCGAGCGCGGCGCCACCAAGCGGCCGATCTTCACGCCGCTCGGCCTCGAGGTGCTGGCCCAGGCGCGCGTGGCGCTGGCCGCGCTGGAGGCCGTGACGGAGGCGGTGGAGACGGCGCGCGACCCGCTCTCGGGCACGTTGCGCCTGGGGCTGATCCCGACCATCGCCCCCTTCCTGCTGCCGCGCCTGACGCCCGCGCTGCGCGCCGCCTTCCCGCGGCTGCAGCTCATCCTGCGCGAGGAGACGACGGAGCGGCTGATGGCGCAGCTCGAGGCGGCGCGGCTGGACCTGCTGCTGCTGGCGCTGCCGTGCGACTGCGCGGGGGCGGAGCTGGAGCCTATCGCGACCGACCCCTTCCTGCTCGCGCTCCCGCCTGGCCACCGGCTGGCCGCGCTGCCCGAGGTGCCACTCGGCGCGCTGGCGGGCGAGCGCGTGCTGCTGATGGAGGATGGGCATTGCCTGCGCGCCCAGGCGCAGGAGGCCTGCGGCCTGCCGCGTGGCATGTCCTCCGGCGGCTTCGCCGCCACCTCGCTGCACACGCTGGTGCACATGGTGGCGGGCGGCTTCGGCGTGACGGTGCTGCCGAGCCTGGCCGTGGAAGGCGGCGTGCTGGGAGGCACGGACCTTGTCGTCCGGCCCATGCTGGCGGATATGCCGGGGCAGGCGGTGCCGGCGCGGACCCTCGCGCTCGCCTGGCGCCCACGCAGCCCGCGCGCGGCGGAATTCCGCGCCCTCGCGCAGGCCATCGCGGCCGGATTGGAGTAA
- a CDS encoding DUF533 domain-containing protein, whose protein sequence is MDLGRIFGAVLGGAAQPPRRRAGSATRRGGSGPFGMTQAETRQVGRALGALATIAAEALSKSNTPPAPAPQKTSPAGRAPAPAPSPTPPPAPPPARRLPEVVPKAPPPPSAEHAEARLLLRAMIAAARADGVVDRAERQAIAAQLDAAGLSAAERDQVLADFDHPATVEQLSDAARDPILRAQLYAAAFAAAGEISAQERAWLDRLGEALKLQPAARKAIEDRLGK, encoded by the coding sequence ATGGACCTCGGACGCATCTTCGGCGCGGTGCTCGGCGGCGCCGCGCAACCGCCGCGGCGGCGGGCCGGCAGCGCCACGCGGCGCGGCGGCAGCGGCCCCTTCGGCATGACCCAGGCCGAGACGCGGCAGGTGGGCCGGGCGCTGGGCGCACTCGCCACCATCGCGGCCGAGGCGCTGTCCAAATCGAACACCCCGCCCGCGCCCGCGCCGCAGAAGACATCGCCCGCCGGCCGGGCGCCCGCGCCGGCCCCCTCCCCCACGCCGCCCCCCGCGCCGCCTCCCGCCCGGCGCCTGCCGGAGGTGGTGCCCAAGGCGCCGCCGCCGCCCTCGGCCGAGCATGCGGAAGCGCGGCTGCTGCTGCGCGCCATGATCGCCGCCGCCCGCGCCGATGGCGTGGTGGACCGCGCGGAACGCCAGGCCATTGCCGCCCAGCTCGACGCGGCGGGGCTGAGTGCCGCCGAACGCGACCAGGTGCTGGCGGATTTCGACCATCCGGCGACGGTCGAGCAGTTGTCCGATGCCGCGCGGGACCCCATTCTGCGCGCGCAACTTTACGCGGCCGCCTTCGCCGCGGCGGGTGAGATCAGCGCGCAGGAACGCGCCTGGCTCGACCGCCTCGGCGAGGCGTTGAAGCTGCAACCCGCGGCCCGCAAGGCCATCGAGGACAGATTGGGGAAATGA
- the acdA gene encoding 3-sulfinopropanoyl-CoA desulfinase, with protein sequence MFTLNAAQARIRDAARELAKDAFAQSAETDRSTQYPWPMVEKMTRAGFMGMTVPREWGGQGASYLDAVLVVEEMAKGCAVCGRIAVEANMGAIGAIMAYGTPAQKRIAADLVLAGDKPAICITEPEAGSAASEMTTTAVKKGDRWIINGVKHWITGGGVSKLHLIFARAIEDGVEQGIGGFLVVRNGANDPANLVVHKRIPSMGLCGMPEAELHFRDLEVADDMVLRAPGGFKRGFGKLMDAYNGQRVGAATAALGIAAGAYDRALDFVQQRRQFGRPIAEFQGLGWMLADMSIKLEASRALIWQAAASAGPNGFPDRLMAARAKVLAADSAVEVTNMALQLWGAAGYSRENPMERAVRDARMFPIAGGTAQILRNQVAEQLLGRKLPQTRDGMLRLAMDEAAKLAAE encoded by the coding sequence ATGTTCACGCTCAACGCGGCCCAGGCGCGGATCCGCGACGCGGCCCGCGAATTGGCCAAGGACGCCTTCGCGCAATCCGCAGAGACGGACCGCAGCACGCAATACCCCTGGCCGATGGTCGAGAAGATGACGCGGGCGGGCTTCATGGGCATGACCGTGCCGCGCGAATGGGGCGGCCAGGGCGCCTCCTACCTGGATGCCGTGCTCGTCGTGGAGGAAATGGCCAAGGGCTGCGCCGTCTGCGGCCGCATCGCGGTCGAGGCGAACATGGGCGCGATCGGCGCCATCATGGCCTATGGCACGCCCGCCCAGAAGCGCATCGCGGCCGATCTGGTGCTGGCCGGCGACAAGCCCGCCATCTGCATCACCGAGCCCGAGGCGGGCTCCGCCGCCAGCGAGATGACGACAACGGCCGTGAAGAAGGGCGACCGCTGGATCATCAACGGCGTGAAGCACTGGATCACCGGCGGCGGCGTCTCGAAGCTGCACCTGATCTTCGCCCGCGCCATCGAGGATGGCGTGGAGCAGGGCATCGGCGGTTTCCTGGTCGTCCGTAACGGGGCGAATGATCCGGCGAACCTGGTGGTGCACAAGCGCATCCCCTCCATGGGCCTTTGCGGCATGCCCGAGGCGGAGCTGCATTTCCGTGACCTGGAGGTGGCGGACGACATGGTCCTGCGTGCGCCGGGTGGATTCAAGCGCGGCTTCGGCAAGCTGATGGACGCCTATAACGGCCAGCGCGTCGGCGCGGCCACGGCCGCACTCGGCATCGCCGCCGGCGCCTATGACCGCGCGCTGGATTTCGTGCAGCAGCGGCGCCAGTTCGGCCGGCCCATCGCGGAATTCCAGGGCCTGGGCTGGATGCTGGCCGACATGTCCATCAAGCTCGAAGCCAGCCGCGCGCTGATCTGGCAGGCGGCGGCGAGTGCCGGCCCCAATGGCTTCCCCGATCGCCTGATGGCCGCGCGCGCCAAGGTGCTGGCCGCCGACAGCGCGGTCGAGGTCACGAACATGGCGCTGCAGCTCTGGGGGGCCGCCGGCTATTCGCGCGAGAACCCGATGGAGCGCGCGGTGCGCGATGCGCGGATGTTCCCCATCGCGGGCGGCACCGCGCAGATCCTGCGCAACCAGGTCGCCGAGCAGCTGCTCGGCCGCAAGCTGCCGCAGACGCGGGATGGCATGCTGCGGCTCGCCATGGACGAGGCCGCGAAGTTGGCCGCCGAATGA
- a CDS encoding VOC family protein, with protein sequence MRPALDQQVTFLYAENPEECWRFYEEVLELPLVQDQGSVRIYGIDGTRAFVGVCRARAPRASENPRVVGGVVFTLVTQDVEGWHAFLTAKGVALPMAPTYSEAYRITHFFFNDPAGYTIEVQRFERPDWPSLRPAV encoded by the coding sequence ATGAGGCCCGCGCTCGATCAGCAGGTCACCTTCCTCTACGCCGAGAACCCGGAGGAATGCTGGCGCTTCTACGAGGAGGTGCTGGAACTGCCTTTGGTGCAGGACCAGGGCAGCGTGCGGATCTACGGCATTGACGGCACGCGCGCCTTCGTCGGCGTCTGCCGGGCCCGCGCGCCGCGCGCCTCGGAGAATCCGCGCGTGGTGGGCGGCGTGGTCTTCACGCTGGTGACGCAGGATGTGGAGGGCTGGCACGCCTTCCTCACGGCCAAGGGCGTGGCCCTGCCGATGGCGCCGACCTATTCCGAGGCCTACCGGATCACGCATTTCTTCTTCAACGATCCGGCCGGCTACACGATCGAGGTGCAGCGCTTCGAGCGGCCGGACTGGCCTTCCCTCAGGCCGGCCGTCTGA
- a CDS encoding MarR family winged helix-turn-helix transcriptional regulator, translating to MSEILEPASLVVRRPRPASRAPEYCLDASAGHLLRLAHQRYQAIFQDRAQGLGLTGPQFATLVRLSQMGRATQNHLGRLAGMDSATIQGVVRRLIARGFMRTASDPMDRRLRVLTITPEGEAVVREGREAGMRANDALMAPLSEREREQLVTLLRRLSPG from the coding sequence ATGAGCGAAATCCTTGAACCCGCCAGCCTTGTCGTGCGCCGGCCGCGGCCTGCGTCGCGCGCTCCGGAGTATTGCCTGGACGCCTCGGCCGGCCATCTCCTGCGCCTCGCACACCAGCGCTACCAGGCCATCTTCCAGGATCGCGCCCAGGGCCTCGGCCTCACCGGCCCGCAATTCGCCACCCTCGTCCGGCTTTCGCAGATGGGCCGCGCCACCCAGAATCACCTGGGCCGGCTGGCCGGCATGGACTCCGCCACCATCCAGGGCGTCGTCCGCCGCCTGATCGCGCGCGGCTTCATGCGCACCGCGAGCGACCCGATGGACCGCCGCCTGCGCGTGCTGACCATCACGCCCGAGGGCGAGGCGGTGGTGCGCGAGGGGCGGGAGGCCGGGATGCGCGCCAATGACGCGCTGATGGCCCCGCTCTCGGAGCGCGAGCGCGAGCAGCTCGTCACCCTGCTCCGGCGCCTCTCGCCCGGCTGA
- a CDS encoding TRAP transporter substrate-binding protein — protein MTESTNAGRRGLLKASAVAATGAAILATPQVSRAQTVTLRFQSTWPQRDIFHEFAGDYVSRVNAMAGGRLRLELLAAGAVVGAFQLLDAVHAGTLDGGHGVSAYWFGRNRAFSLFGTTPPWFGDANQLLGWFYYGGGEALYRELMHDTLRMNAVGFMSGPMPTQPLGWFRNPIERAEQIRGLRYRTVGLATDLFQEMGAAVVALPGGEIVPALERGVIDAAEFNNPSSDRVLGFPDVAKNYYIQSYHQAVECFEILFNRQRFDALPAENQALLRHCAEAASADMSWKLQDRYSRDLLAMSQTQGVNVRPTPRPILDAQLQAWNRVIERQEADNSSPAAGPFFKKVCDSQRDWCRRVGNFMLRYQVSPVVSYNHFFARG, from the coding sequence ATGACCGAATCAACCAATGCCGGCCGTCGTGGCCTGCTGAAGGCCTCCGCTGTTGCCGCCACGGGCGCCGCCATCCTGGCCACGCCGCAAGTCAGCCGCGCGCAGACCGTGACCCTGCGCTTCCAGTCGACCTGGCCGCAGCGCGACATCTTCCATGAATTCGCGGGCGACTATGTCAGCCGCGTCAACGCGATGGCCGGCGGCCGCCTGCGCCTTGAGCTGCTGGCCGCGGGTGCCGTGGTCGGCGCCTTCCAGTTGCTCGATGCCGTGCATGCCGGCACCCTCGATGGCGGCCATGGCGTCTCGGCCTACTGGTTCGGCCGCAACCGCGCCTTCTCGCTCTTCGGCACCACGCCGCCCTGGTTCGGCGATGCCAACCAGCTGCTCGGCTGGTTCTACTATGGCGGCGGCGAGGCCCTGTATCGCGAGCTGATGCACGACACGCTGCGCATGAACGCCGTCGGCTTCATGTCCGGCCCGATGCCGACACAGCCGCTGGGCTGGTTCCGCAACCCGATCGAGCGCGCCGAGCAGATCCGCGGCCTGCGCTACCGTACGGTGGGCCTCGCCACCGACCTCTTCCAGGAGATGGGTGCCGCCGTCGTGGCGCTGCCGGGCGGCGAGATCGTCCCCGCGCTGGAGCGCGGCGTCATTGACGCGGCGGAGTTCAACAACCCCTCCTCCGACCGCGTCCTCGGCTTCCCGGATGTGGCGAAGAACTACTACATCCAGTCCTACCACCAGGCGGTGGAATGCTTCGAGATCCTGTTCAACCGCCAGCGCTTCGACGCCCTGCCGGCCGAGAACCAGGCCCTGCTGCGCCACTGCGCCGAGGCGGCCTCGGCCGACATGTCGTGGAAGCTGCAGGACCGCTACTCGCGTGATCTGCTGGCCATGTCGCAGACCCAGGGCGTGAACGTGCGCCCCACGCCGCGCCCCATCCTGGACGCCCAGCTCCAGGCCTGGAACCGCGTGATCGAGCGCCAGGAGGCCGACAACAGCAGCCCGGCCGCCGGCCCCTTCTTCAAGAAGGTGTGCGACAGCCAGCGCGACTGGTGCCGCCGCGTCGGCAACTTCATGCTGCGCTACCAGGTGAGCCCGGTGGTCTCCTACAATCACTTCTTCGCCCGCGGCTGA